The Mucilaginibacter gracilis genomic interval CGATCATCTGATAAGATTCGCTAACATTTCTGCTGAACCTATCCCATTTTGTAAATAGAATAGCATCAGGCTTAGATTTGCTTTTCCGTAGTTCTGAAAGCATCCTTGTCCATGCTGGACGGTTGAATGTTTTAGCAGAGTGATCTTCAAAAATGATGTTTAAAACCGCAATGGAGTTTTGCTCACAATAGCGTTGCAGACGTTCGTGTTGGTCACGTTGGGAGTAGCCTTTGTCTGCTTGTTCATCCGTACTTACGCGGATGTAGAGAATTGCTTTTTTCATAATAAGCTGTTAAGTAAACAATATTGAAAATGCACCTATAAAGCGCAAAATCAAGGTTTTTTATCCTGATCAACTAATTGATCTACAGACAAGTTAACTAAAAAAAATAGCAATTCCAAGATGTTTTTAGCTTCATCGACATTGACTTTAATGCCGTTTTTAGCAAGAATTTGGACGGCGATTTCCGGCCTAATGTTACTTTGATTATGATGTTCTGATTCCATACGCAGGCTTATAATGTGTTTAAAATCAAAGTTGCGAAGACTATATAAGAGCCATTCCCAACATAGGACTATATTGGGAACTTTAATTATATCTTAGTAAAAACTTCTAAAATGAATGATTCGATAAAGCCTACTTCCGCCGAGTTTCAGTTTTTAACCCTGGCATATAATCGTTTTTATGATCTATTCGATGAGGTTATGAATGAAGATTTTTGGCTGAAGAATGATTGGGAAAGATTTTCTAAAATATCTCAGTCATTTGCAATTTATGCAGAACTCCTAAATTATGAACCAATAAAGTATGTAATAGAATCCCTGAAAAAAGAGCGGCCACCGATGGAATCAGAAATTGGGAGTGAGGTTTTTAAGTTTGTAAGAAATATTTTTGCGCATTTTCCCTTCTTTGAAAAATGGGATGATGTTTGGGTTAACAAGTCGGTGGTAAACTGGCATAAAGAGGGGCTTACTATAGACAAATTTATTAAAAAGTATCTTGGAAAGCCGGAAGTTAAATATCGCTTTTGGGAACCTAAGTTTAAACGAATGACTTATTTGTCTATTTCTTTTCCAATTGCTTACGAACCGGATACAAAAATCTTACTTAAAGATATCATTTCGGAAAAAGAAGGTGTTAAATTTTCCTTCATTTTAATGAAACAGATAATGGATACTCAAGTTAAAAGCTAATTTATTCTTTCGGTTTACCCCCATCTGAATCATCATAATCAATATCTCTATCCTCTTCTTCCCATTTATCTTTCAGGTTATCAAGTGCATCTAACATGCGCTCTGGAAGATCGCTGTTACCGCTGATCATTTGTAACGTATTAAAATCTATATCATCCGGTATATCAGGATTAAAGTTTCAACTGGCAAAGGGGACCTTTTTGAGTGGGCCAAAAGGGGTCATTTTGGTGTGTTTTATCCACGTCAGCGACATCCCGATAATATTCATATAAATCCTGGTGGTTATGAAAGAAGTCTTCGATCTTTTCAACCTCATTGGCCAAATAATCTTTTTCCTCTGCACTTCCTGCAATTGGCCGGAATATTTCTTTATTATGGACTTCACACATAAAAATAAGCTTGCCCATAACTACAGGCTTAACCTCTTTGAAAAAATAGATTTCCTCTGATCTCTTTTTAAAAGGATGCTTTAGAATGTAAATTCTTAACTCTTCAAGAAGCGTTTTAATATAGGGAATAGATTTTTGCGACCATTTTTGAGTAGCTGGGTATTCTAATCTAATGTTTAACAGTTCTCCGTCCATTCGATTAATAAGGCCAGCGCAATGCAATTTCAATTCTTCCATAGCAACAAGTGTCGTACTAAATTATGCAATATTCTTTAACAAGCATGTGGATGCTATTACAAAACGCAGGCTGTTTAAAAACCCCATCCCTTCCCAGCATGGGAAGACCTGCAAATTTTACCGTCAATCTTTGGCAAATACAAAATTATGCCATGAGACAAAATGTAAAATTAAGCAAAGATACCAAGCCCGATAAGCTTGCTTATAAAGAGGTGCTGCCAAAGAAAAAAGCCATCCCCGAACGTAAGAGAATCCGGCAGCTTTTACGATCCATGCTACCGATGGAGGAAGAACAAAGGCAACTCAAAGAGGAACAAAACCTGTTCAGATAAAGCCCGCAATCCAATGATGAAATGTTTAGTGCCAAACCAATTTCCAGCAGGATTTTGCAGGTCGCGCAGCCCCCATTTAGGGTGCAGCAAAGATGTATTTCCGTCTACGGAAACCTCTTTGCTTGTTACCACAAGAAACGAAGGGGCTGCGGAACTTGCCCCTTCTGGAAACATAAAACGACTAATGTAATGCCCAGGAAAAAATCTGCCAATCCCGAAGAAACATTGACCCGTGTGTTAAGGATCAGGTTAACCGATGCCGCATTTAAAAGACTGGAAAAGATCAGTAAAAGCAGTGACTGCCACACCATCGGAGAAGCGGCAAGGAAGATCCTGAGCAAAGAAAAGATCACCCTTTTTTATAAAGACATTACCCTCAATTCTACAATGGAAGAGTTGGCATTGATCCGTAAAGAACTGCGGGCAATAGGCATCAATATCAACCAGATCACCAAAGCATTTCATAGTGACAAAAGGGAGAATGCGCAGGCATTTCAAATCAGGAGAATACTACCACTATATGAAAAAGTAGAAGCTAAAACGGATAGCTTATTGATACTCATTAACCGATTAGCTGAAAAATGGTTGCCAAGATCATAGCAGGAAAAAGTTTGAGGGGCGCACTGCATTATAACGAAAACAAAGTGCTGGAGGGCAAAGCCGAACTGATTCTAGCCAGCGGCTTTGCCGGTGATATCGAGCGGATGAATTTTAACCAAAAGCTGCACCGGTTTGGAAACCTGCTCATGCTTAGCCCGAACGTTAAAACCAATACACTCCATATTTCCCTGAATTTTGATGCCG includes:
- a CDS encoding RteC domain-containing protein, yielding MEELKLHCAGLINRMDGELLNIRLEYPATQKWSQKSIPYIKTLLEELRIYILKHPFKKRSEEIYFFKEVKPVVMGKLIFMCEVHNKEIFRPIAGSAEEKDYLANEVEKIEDFFHNHQDLYEYYRDVADVDKTHQNDPFWPTQKGPLCQLKL
- the mobC gene encoding plasmid mobilization relaxosome protein MobC; amino-acid sequence: MPRKKSANPEETLTRVLRIRLTDAAFKRLEKISKSSDCHTIGEAARKILSKEKITLFYKDITLNSTMEELALIRKELRAIGININQITKAFHSDKRENAQAFQIRRILPLYEKVEAKTDSLLILINRLAEKWLPRS